From Pseudodesulfovibrio nedwellii:
GACGGCATCGCCATGGACTTTTTTGCCTTGCTTGGAGTCGATATAGCCGTCGATGACAGGTTTGGCTGCTGCGACCCACTTGGCCGCTTCGGCTGTGTCGAGTTCCGTGAACACGCCGCCTTTTTCAGTGAAGAACGCTTTGCCTGCGGCATCAGCATCATCCCAGGCCTGACCGTGTTTGAGGGACCATTCAGCATTGATCTCCTGAATGATTTTTTGGGTCGTGGGATCGAGTTCGGACCATTTGTATTTGTTCATGACCACGAAGAAGGTAGTGGTGTAGGCCACGGGAATGGACACAGTGCAATGTTTGACCACTTCAGCGAGTTTCCAGCCCTTGTTGGACTCAATGGGGTTCATGGAACCATCGACAACGCCTTTTTGCAGGGACTGGTATGCTGTGGGCATGGGCTGAGCCACAGGGCTTCCGCCAAGGGCTTTGACCAGTTTGGCCGAGTTGCCGGTGGAACGGATTTTTTCACCTTTGATGTCATCCAGCGTGGCAACGGTCTTTTCGGTGGTGAAGAGCAGGCCCGGACCATGGGCATGGAAATACATGGGCTGCACATCACGGAATTCTCGGGGAGTGAACTGAGTGTACACTGCGTTGGCGATGGCCGTGGCCTGTGTGCCGGTCTCGTAGCCGAGCGGTAGGTCCACGGCAGCCATGACCGGGAAGCGGCCGCGGGAGTATGCCAGTACGGACATACCGATGTCGGAGATGCCTTCAACGGTGCCGTCGTAACACTGCTTGGCTTTGGAGAGAGTGCCGCCGGGATAGTAGTCGATGACGACCGCGCCGTTGGTGCGGGCTTCAACTTCCTTGCACCATTGTTCGGCCAGCTTGGACTGGACATGGGTGGGCGGGAAGAAGTTGGAGTAGCTCAACCGGACGGTTTCGGCGCAGGCCATGGAGGCCAGCCCGAAGGTCAACAGAAAGAGAGCGGTCAGAGTCAGCAGTTTTTTCATGATGTGTCTCGTTTGTATAAAATGATATTTGAACAGGAACGACTACCCGAGGTGTCCCTGTCTGGTTCCGTTTCTCAAGGCCATGGCAATGGCGTTTTCCCGGATATCTTCAAGGGAAAGTTCTTCTGCGCCGAGTGCATGGTGAATAAGATATCCTTCGAAAAGGGCTGTGTTGAGTGCGCCGAGTTTTTCCGGTGGGAAATCGGTCTCCACATGGTCACGTACCAAATCGGCGAAGACCTTGTTGGAGAGCCGGTAGTCGGATTTATTCATGAGTTTGCGCACAGGCTCGTTGGTCGCGGAGTAGACCGTGAATTCCAAGAAAATGGCTGACCAGTCCTTGTCACGGATGATGGTTTCCAAAAAATCCCAGATGATATTCATGGCCTGTTCGAGGTTTTTTGCTTCGCGCACCTTGCCATGGCGGGTGGCGCGGTATTGTTTGAATTTCCGTTCCACGATCTGCAGAAACAGTTCGTCCTTGGAATTCCAGTGACGGTAAAAGCTCCCCTTGGCATATCCCGCATTGTCGGTAATCTCTGCCACAGAGGTTGATGCGAACCCTTTGGATCCGAACAGTTCAATGGCTGAGTCCATCAGCTCCTGCATGGTCTGTTGAGATTTTTCCTGCTGTTTTTTTGCCATGTCCGTATCGTTTGTTTGTCGATATTATTGACGATAAAAAGTGACTTTCGGTCAAATTGTGACCTTTGG
This genomic window contains:
- a CDS encoding TRAP transporter substrate-binding protein; its protein translation is MKKLLTLTALFLLTFGLASMACAETVRLSYSNFFPPTHVQSKLAEQWCKEVEARTNGAVVIDYYPGGTLSKAKQCYDGTVEGISDIGMSVLAYSRGRFPVMAAVDLPLGYETGTQATAIANAVYTQFTPREFRDVQPMYFHAHGPGLLFTTEKTVATLDDIKGEKIRSTGNSAKLVKALGGSPVAQPMPTAYQSLQKGVVDGSMNPIESNKGWKLAEVVKHCTVSIPVAYTTTFFVVMNKYKWSELDPTTQKIIQEINAEWSLKHGQAWDDADAAGKAFFTEKGGVFTELDTAEAAKWVAAAKPVIDGYIDSKQGKKVHGDAVVEFIQTEMTKSP
- a CDS encoding TetR/AcrR family transcriptional regulator is translated as MAKKQQEKSQQTMQELMDSAIELFGSKGFASTSVAEITDNAGYAKGSFYRHWNSKDELFLQIVERKFKQYRATRHGKVREAKNLEQAMNIIWDFLETIIRDKDWSAIFLEFTVYSATNEPVRKLMNKSDYRLSNKVFADLVRDHVETDFPPEKLGALNTALFEGYLIHHALGAEELSLEDIRENAIAMALRNGTRQGHLG